In the genome of Kitasatospora cathayae, one region contains:
- the pdxS gene encoding pyridoxal 5'-phosphate synthase lyase subunit PdxS, whose amino-acid sequence MSTTPTTADQPQIGTARVKRGMAEQLKGGVIMDVVNAEQAKIAEDAGAVAVMALERVPADIRKDGGVARMSDPNMIEEIINAVSIPVMAKSRIGHFVEAQVLQSLGVDYIDESEVLTPADEVNHSDKWAFTTPFVCGATNLGEALRRIAEGAAMIRSKGEAGTGNVVEAVRHLRQIKNEIGHLRALDHNELYAAAKELRAPYELVKEVAELGKLPVVLFSAGGVATPADAALMRQLGAEGVFVGSGIFKSGDPAKRAAAIVKATTFFDDPKIIADASRNLGEAMVGINCDTLPETERYANRGW is encoded by the coding sequence GTGTCCACCACCCCCACCACCGCAGACCAGCCGCAGATCGGTACCGCCCGGGTCAAGCGCGGCATGGCCGAGCAGCTCAAGGGCGGTGTGATCATGGACGTGGTCAACGCCGAGCAGGCGAAGATCGCCGAGGACGCCGGCGCGGTTGCCGTCATGGCCCTGGAGCGGGTTCCGGCCGACATCCGCAAGGACGGCGGCGTGGCCCGCATGTCCGACCCGAACATGATCGAGGAGATCATCAACGCGGTCTCCATCCCGGTGATGGCCAAGTCCCGCATCGGTCACTTCGTCGAGGCCCAGGTCCTGCAGTCGCTCGGTGTCGACTACATCGACGAGTCCGAGGTGCTGACCCCGGCCGACGAGGTCAACCACTCCGACAAGTGGGCCTTCACCACCCCCTTCGTCTGCGGTGCCACCAACCTGGGCGAGGCGCTGCGCCGCATCGCCGAGGGCGCGGCCATGATCCGCTCGAAGGGTGAGGCCGGCACCGGCAACGTCGTCGAGGCCGTCCGCCACCTGCGCCAGATCAAGAACGAGATCGGCCACCTGCGCGCGCTGGACCACAACGAGCTGTACGCCGCCGCCAAGGAGCTGCGCGCCCCGTACGAGCTGGTCAAGGAGGTCGCCGAGCTCGGCAAGCTGCCGGTCGTGCTGTTCTCCGCCGGTGGCGTGGCCACCCCGGCCGACGCCGCGCTGATGCGCCAGCTGGGCGCCGAGGGCGTCTTCGTCGGCTCCGGCATCTTCAAGTCGGGCGACCCGGCCAAGCGCGCCGCCGCCATCGTGAAGGCCACCACCTTCTTCGACGACCCGAAGATCATCGCGGACGCCTCCCGCAACCTGGGCGAGGCCATGGTCGGCATCAACTGCGACACCCTGCCGGAGACCGAGCGCTACGCCAACCGCGGCTGGTAA
- the pdxT gene encoding pyridoxal 5'-phosphate synthase glutaminase subunit PdxT, translating to MSTPVIGVLALQGDVREHLVALAEADALARPVRRAEELAEVDALVIPGGESTTMSKLALLFGVMDPVRERVAAGMPVYGTCAGMIMLADKILDGREDQESVGGIDMTVRRNAFGRQNESFESGIAFKGLDDAPVHGVFIRAPWVESVGAGVEVLAELPGADGPESRIVAVRQGNLLATSFHPELTGDHRVHAYFVKMVEEHLAGE from the coding sequence GTGAGCACTCCCGTCATCGGCGTCCTCGCCCTGCAGGGCGACGTCCGCGAGCACCTGGTGGCGCTGGCCGAGGCCGACGCGCTCGCCCGTCCGGTGCGCCGCGCCGAGGAGCTGGCCGAGGTCGACGCGCTGGTCATCCCCGGCGGGGAGTCCACCACCATGTCCAAGCTGGCGCTGCTGTTCGGCGTGATGGACCCGGTGCGCGAGCGGGTCGCGGCCGGGATGCCGGTGTACGGCACCTGCGCGGGCATGATCATGCTGGCCGACAAGATCCTCGACGGCCGGGAGGACCAGGAGAGCGTCGGCGGCATCGACATGACGGTGCGCCGCAACGCCTTCGGCCGCCAGAACGAGTCCTTCGAGTCCGGCATCGCCTTCAAGGGCCTGGACGACGCACCGGTGCACGGCGTGTTCATCCGCGCCCCCTGGGTCGAGTCGGTCGGCGCGGGCGTCGAGGTGCTGGCCGAGCTGCCCGGCGCGGACGGCCCGGAGAGCCGGATCGTGGCGGTGCGCCAGGGCAACCTGCTGGCCACCTCGTTCCACCCCGAGCTCACCGGCGACCACCGCGTGCACGCCTACTTCGTGAAGATGGTCGAGGAGCACCTCGCCGGCGAGTAG
- a CDS encoding YebC/PmpR family DNA-binding transcriptional regulator, with the protein MSGHSKWATTKHKKAVIDAKRGKLFAKMIKNIEVAARTGGPDPAGNPTLYDAIQKAKKSSVPIDNINRAVKRGGGLEAGGADYQTIMYEGYGPNGVAVLIECLTDNRNRAASDVRVAMTRNGGSMADPGSVSYLFTRKGVVIVPKADGVDEDKLFEIVLDQDPEEINDLGDSFEIVSEASKMVDVRTALVDAGVDYDSAEANFLPSMQVELDVDGARKILKLIDALEDSDDVQNVFANFDIPDEVGAQLDAE; encoded by the coding sequence ATGTCCGGCCACTCTAAGTGGGCTACCACCAAGCACAAGAAGGCCGTGATCGACGCCAAGCGCGGCAAGCTCTTCGCCAAGATGATCAAGAACATCGAGGTGGCGGCGCGCACCGGCGGTCCCGACCCGGCGGGCAACCCGACCCTCTACGACGCCATCCAGAAGGCGAAGAAGAGCTCGGTCCCGATCGACAACATCAACCGCGCCGTCAAGCGCGGTGGCGGCCTGGAGGCCGGCGGCGCCGACTACCAGACCATCATGTACGAGGGCTACGGCCCGAACGGCGTCGCCGTCCTGATCGAGTGCCTCACCGACAACCGCAACCGCGCGGCGTCCGACGTGCGCGTCGCGATGACCCGCAACGGCGGCTCGATGGCCGACCCGGGTTCGGTGTCCTACCTGTTCACCCGCAAGGGCGTCGTGATCGTCCCCAAGGCGGACGGCGTGGACGAGGACAAGCTGTTCGAGATCGTCCTCGACCAGGACCCCGAGGAGATCAACGACCTCGGCGACTCCTTCGAGATCGTCTCCGAGGCCTCCAAGATGGTCGACGTGCGCACCGCGCTGGTCGACGCCGGCGTCGACTACGACTCGGCCGAGGCCAACTTCCTCCCGAGCATGCAGGTCGAGCTGGACGTCGACGGCGCCCGCAAGATCCTCAAGCTGATCGACGCGCTGGAGGACAGCGACGACGTGCAGAACGTCTTCGCCAACTTCGACATCCCCGACGAGGTCGGTGCGCAGCTCGACGCCGAGTAA
- the ruvC gene encoding crossover junction endodeoxyribonuclease RuvC, protein MRVLGVDPGLTRCGVGVVEGAPGRPLRMAGVGVVRTPAEAEIGQRLLLVEQGLESWLDEHRPDLVAVERVFAQHNVRTVMGTAQASAVAMLCATRRGIPVTLHTPSEVKAAITGSGRADKAQVTAMVQRLLRLDAPPKPADAADALALAICHIWRGAATNRLQAAVQAARSAPLAADSLRGNSLKGTAPVKDTVR, encoded by the coding sequence GTGCGGGTGCTGGGTGTGGACCCGGGGCTGACCAGGTGCGGGGTCGGCGTGGTCGAGGGCGCGCCGGGCCGGCCGCTGCGGATGGCCGGGGTGGGCGTGGTGCGCACGCCGGCCGAGGCCGAGATCGGGCAGCGGCTGCTGCTGGTCGAGCAGGGCCTGGAGAGCTGGCTGGACGAGCACCGGCCCGACCTGGTCGCGGTCGAGCGGGTCTTCGCCCAGCACAACGTCCGGACGGTGATGGGCACCGCCCAGGCGAGCGCGGTGGCGATGCTCTGCGCCACCCGGCGCGGCATCCCCGTCACCCTGCACACCCCCAGCGAGGTCAAGGCCGCCATCACCGGCTCCGGCCGGGCGGACAAGGCCCAGGTCACGGCCATGGTGCAGCGGCTGCTGCGGCTGGACGCGCCGCCCAAGCCCGCCGACGCCGCCGACGCGCTGGCGCTGGCGATCTGCCACATCTGGCGCGGCGCGGCGACCAACCGGCTGCAGGCCGCCGTCCAGGCCGCCCGCTCCGCGCCCCTGGCAGCCGATTCCCTGAGAGGCAATTCCCTGAAAGGCACCGCTCCTGTGAAAGACACCGTCCGGTGA
- the ruvA gene encoding Holliday junction branch migration protein RuvA has product MIAFVQGPVAAIASGAAVIEVGGVGMAVQCTPNTLAGLRLGEPARLATSLVVREDSLTLFGFADDDERAVFEILQAAPGVGPKLAQAILGVHSPDALRAAVAGGDEKALVAVPGIGKAKAAKLLLEYKDKLGAPHGAVPAQKPIASGPAPWSEQLHSALTGLGYAPREADEAVAAVTPEAEAQQTPDVGALLRLALRGLNRAR; this is encoded by the coding sequence GTGATCGCCTTCGTGCAAGGGCCCGTGGCGGCCATCGCCTCCGGAGCCGCGGTGATCGAGGTGGGCGGGGTCGGCATGGCCGTCCAGTGCACCCCCAACACCCTGGCCGGCCTGCGGCTGGGTGAGCCGGCCCGGCTGGCGACCTCGCTGGTGGTCCGGGAGGACTCGCTGACCCTGTTCGGCTTCGCCGACGACGACGAGCGCGCCGTGTTCGAGATCCTGCAGGCCGCGCCGGGCGTCGGTCCCAAGCTGGCCCAGGCGATCCTCGGCGTGCACAGCCCCGACGCGCTGCGCGCCGCGGTGGCGGGCGGGGACGAGAAGGCGCTGGTCGCGGTGCCGGGCATCGGCAAGGCGAAGGCGGCCAAGTTGCTGCTGGAGTACAAGGACAAGCTGGGCGCCCCGCACGGCGCGGTGCCCGCGCAGAAGCCGATCGCCAGTGGCCCGGCGCCGTGGAGCGAGCAGCTGCACTCGGCGCTGACCGGCCTCGGCTACGCCCCGCGCGAGGCGGACGAGGCGGTCGCCGCCGTCACCCCGGAGGCGGAGGCGCAGCAGACCCCGGACGTCGGCGCGCTGCTGCGGCTCGCCCTGCGCGGCCTCAACCGCGCCCGCTGA
- the ruvB gene encoding Holliday junction branch migration DNA helicase RuvB, translating to MYEESADRLVTAAADGEDQAVEAALRPKLLDEFIGQERVREQLSLVLQAARKRGSAPDHVLLSGPPGLGKTTLSMIIAAELGAPIRITSGPAIQHAGDLAAILSSLTEGEVLFLDEIHRMSRPAEEMLYMAMEDFRVDVIVGKGPGATAIPLELPPFTLVGATTRAGLLPPPLRDRFGFTGHMEFYAPVELQRVVHRSATLLDVEIDPAGAAEIAGRSRGTPRIANRLLRRVRDYAQVRHDGVVTAEIAGQALDVYEVDARGLDRLDRAVLDALLRLFGGGPVGLSTLAVAVGEEAETVEEVAEPFLVREGLLARTPRGRIATAAAWQHLGLTPPVQTPPVQTTRGSVPPQPELFPADGS from the coding sequence ATGTACGAGGAATCCGCTGACCGGCTGGTCACGGCCGCCGCCGACGGCGAGGACCAGGCGGTCGAGGCCGCGCTGCGCCCCAAGCTGCTGGACGAGTTCATCGGTCAGGAGCGGGTGCGCGAGCAGCTGTCCCTGGTGCTCCAGGCGGCCCGCAAGCGCGGCAGCGCGCCCGACCACGTGCTGCTGAGCGGTCCGCCCGGGCTGGGCAAGACCACCCTGTCCATGATCATCGCCGCCGAGCTGGGCGCCCCGATCCGGATCACCTCCGGCCCGGCCATCCAGCACGCGGGGGACCTCGCGGCGATCCTCTCCTCGCTCACCGAGGGCGAGGTGCTCTTCCTCGACGAGATCCACCGGATGTCCCGGCCGGCCGAGGAGATGCTCTACATGGCGATGGAGGACTTCCGGGTCGACGTGATCGTCGGCAAGGGTCCGGGTGCCACCGCCATCCCGCTGGAGCTGCCGCCGTTCACGCTGGTCGGTGCCACCACCCGGGCCGGCCTGCTGCCGCCGCCGCTGCGCGACCGCTTCGGCTTCACCGGGCACATGGAGTTCTACGCCCCGGTCGAGCTGCAGCGGGTGGTGCACCGCTCGGCCACGCTGCTGGACGTGGAGATAGACCCGGCCGGCGCGGCCGAGATCGCCGGGCGCTCGCGCGGCACCCCGCGCATCGCCAACCGGCTGCTGCGCCGGGTCCGCGACTACGCGCAGGTCCGGCACGACGGTGTGGTCACCGCCGAGATCGCCGGCCAGGCGCTGGACGTCTACGAGGTGGACGCCCGCGGCCTGGACCGGCTGGACCGCGCGGTGCTGGACGCGCTGCTGCGGCTGTTCGGCGGCGGACCGGTCGGTTTGTCGACACTCGCGGTCGCGGTGGGGGAGGAGGCCGAGACCGTCGAGGAGGTGGCCGAGCCCTTCCTGGTCCGCGAGGGCCTGCTCGCCCGCACCCCGCGCGGGCGGATCGCCACCGCCGCCGCCTGGCAGCACCTCGGCCTGACTCCACCGGTCCAGACCCCGCCGGTGCAGACCACTCGGGGCAGCGTGCCGCCCCAGCCGGAGTTGTTCCCGGCGGACGGAAGTTGA
- the yajC gene encoding preprotein translocase subunit YajC, giving the protein MNFIILLLPIIAIVLMFRSQKKRQAQMQQMQTALEPGAGVRTIGGLYAQVKAVNDETVELEIAPGVVTHFTKSAIAAVLDPQEYDAIINGRPEDDELSEPEAEDADAAPVEDKPLTLTKDSAEKGDAEGGAPASK; this is encoded by the coding sequence GTGAACTTCATCATCCTTCTCCTCCCGATCATCGCGATCGTGCTCATGTTCCGGTCGCAGAAGAAGCGCCAGGCGCAGATGCAGCAGATGCAGACGGCGCTGGAGCCCGGGGCGGGGGTGCGCACCATCGGCGGCCTGTATGCCCAGGTGAAGGCGGTCAACGACGAGACCGTCGAGCTGGAGATCGCTCCCGGCGTCGTCACGCACTTCACGAAGAGCGCGATCGCGGCCGTCCTGGACCCCCAGGAGTACGACGCGATCATCAACGGTCGCCCCGAGGACGACGAGCTGTCCGAGCCGGAGGCCGAGGACGCCGACGCCGCACCGGTCGAGGACAAGCCGCTGACGCTCACCAAGGACAGCGCCGAGAAGGGCGATGCCGAGGGCGGGGCTCCCGCGAGCAAGTAG
- the secD gene encoding protein translocase subunit SecD, with product MATPKSRPRDGYPGRALALILVVTVGLVALMFGTGNTKPRLGIDLAGGTSITLTAKSTDPKAINKSNMDIATGIIERRVNGMGVSEAEVQTQGSDTIIVNIPKGGDKQNAADQVGATAKLFFRPVLAVAPSGVTPPAPTGTPSAGASGSPSAAPSGSATPSASAGASSSASHAPTASASATKQGRAVGEALAAEGASPSAAATGASTAPSAAATGSATPAATGAPSAAPTQPSAADLSAAMTQGTVPPELQAAFAALDCSKPDVRAAQTGAEDKAMVACSQKPENGYYEKLALGPVAVKGSDVSKAQPSLDTQTGAGWQVQLQFNSAGTDAFTKVTGQLATQTPPTNQFAIVLDNQVVSHPQVNGPIPGGSAVITGRFSQPEAQDLANVLSYGALPLEFSKGDVTTVSPALGSDQLKAGLVAGAIGMLLVVAYSLVYYRGLGLVSIAGLIVSAALTYSLMSLLGGAIGFALNLPAVCGAIVAIGITADSFIVYFERIRDEVREGAPLRPAVQRAWPRARRTILVSDFVSFLCAAVLYVVSIGKVQGFAFTLGLTTALDVVVIFLFTKPLITLLARRKFFAEGHPWSGLDPKRLGARPPLRSSRRRSSSSAAVKEA from the coding sequence GTGGCAACACCCAAGTCGCGCCCGCGCGACGGCTACCCAGGGCGGGCGCTGGCCCTCATCCTGGTCGTCACCGTCGGACTGGTCGCCCTCATGTTCGGGACGGGCAACACCAAGCCCCGGCTCGGAATCGACCTCGCCGGCGGCACCAGCATCACGCTGACCGCGAAGTCGACCGACCCCAAGGCGATCAACAAGTCCAACATGGACATCGCCACCGGGATCATCGAGCGCCGGGTCAACGGGATGGGTGTCTCCGAGGCGGAGGTCCAGACCCAGGGCTCGGACACGATCATCGTGAACATCCCCAAGGGCGGCGACAAGCAGAACGCGGCGGACCAGGTCGGCGCCACCGCGAAGCTGTTCTTCCGTCCGGTCCTGGCCGTGGCGCCCAGCGGCGTCACCCCGCCCGCGCCCACCGGCACCCCGTCCGCCGGGGCCTCCGGCAGCCCGAGCGCCGCCCCCTCGGGCAGTGCCACCCCGTCGGCCTCGGCCGGCGCGAGCTCCTCCGCCAGCCACGCGCCGACCGCCTCCGCGAGCGCCACCAAGCAGGGCCGCGCCGTCGGTGAGGCGCTGGCCGCCGAGGGCGCCAGCCCGTCGGCCGCCGCCACCGGCGCGAGCACCGCTCCGTCCGCCGCCGCCACCGGTTCGGCCACCCCGGCCGCCACCGGCGCGCCGAGCGCCGCGCCCACCCAGCCGAGCGCCGCCGACCTGAGCGCCGCGATGACCCAGGGCACCGTCCCGCCGGAGCTGCAGGCCGCCTTCGCGGCCCTCGACTGCTCCAAGCCCGACGTCCGCGCGGCCCAGACCGGCGCCGAGGACAAGGCCATGGTGGCCTGCTCCCAGAAGCCGGAGAACGGCTACTACGAGAAGCTGGCCCTCGGCCCCGTCGCCGTGAAGGGTTCGGACGTCTCCAAGGCCCAGCCGAGCCTGGACACCCAGACCGGCGCCGGCTGGCAGGTGCAGCTGCAGTTCAACAGCGCCGGCACCGACGCCTTCACCAAGGTCACCGGCCAGCTGGCCACCCAGACCCCGCCGACCAACCAGTTCGCCATCGTGCTGGACAACCAGGTCGTCTCGCACCCGCAGGTGAACGGCCCGATCCCGGGCGGCAGCGCGGTCATCACCGGCCGCTTCAGCCAGCCCGAGGCGCAGGACCTCGCCAACGTGCTGAGCTACGGCGCCCTGCCGCTGGAGTTCAGCAAGGGCGACGTCACCACCGTCTCCCCGGCGCTGGGCAGCGACCAGCTCAAGGCCGGTCTGGTCGCCGGCGCGATCGGCATGCTGCTGGTCGTCGCCTACTCCCTGGTCTACTACCGCGGCCTCGGCCTGGTCTCGATCGCCGGTCTGATCGTCTCGGCGGCCCTGACCTACTCGCTGATGAGCCTGCTCGGCGGCGCGATCGGCTTCGCGCTGAACCTGCCGGCGGTCTGCGGTGCGATCGTCGCGATCGGCATCACCGCCGACTCCTTCATCGTGTACTTCGAGCGCATCCGCGACGAGGTCCGCGAGGGCGCCCCGCTGCGCCCGGCGGTCCAGCGGGCCTGGCCGCGCGCCCGGCGCACCATCCTGGTCTCGGACTTCGTGTCCTTCCTCTGTGCCGCCGTGCTCTACGTGGTCTCGATCGGCAAGGTCCAGGGCTTCGCGTTCACCCTGGGTCTGACCACCGCGCTCGACGTCGTGGTGATCTTCCTCTTCACCAAGCCGCTGATCACGCTGCTGGCCCGGCGCAAGTTCTTCGCCGAGGGTCACCCGTGGTCCGGCCTGGACCCGAAGCGGCTGGGCGCCCGCCCGCCGCTGCGCAGCAGCCGTCGCCGTAGCTCCTCCTCTGCCGCCGTGAAGGAGGCCTGA
- the secF gene encoding protein translocase subunit SecF, whose amino-acid sequence MSRFSNLGHRLYQGEVSFDFVGRRKLWYSISGVIVLVAAIGLAMGLHLGIEFKGGSVYTVTKPGLTVSQAQDTADGIVSSHPLVQSTDKDKVRIQVSTDEPKSSDEIRSQLSQKFGVPLDTVEAQVIGPSWGKQISDKALTGLIVFMVLVTVYLAIAFEWRMAVAALVALLHDLLITIGVYALVGFEVTPGTVIGFLTILGYSLYDTVVVFDTVKENTKGLTKQNKRTYSEAANAGLNQTLVRSLNTTVVALLPVAALLFIGGGILGAGTLNDISLALFIGLAAGAYSSICVATPLLAQLKEEQPDMKALRKRVLQHRAAAAKAEASDAVPTDVDADEEQPAGMVGQRGRSAGTSRAKGRPSTKR is encoded by the coding sequence GTGTCGCGCTTCTCCAATCTGGGCCACCGGCTCTACCAGGGCGAGGTCAGCTTCGACTTCGTCGGGCGCCGCAAGCTCTGGTACTCCATCTCCGGCGTGATCGTGCTGGTCGCGGCGATCGGCCTGGCCATGGGCCTGCACCTGGGCATCGAGTTCAAGGGCGGCTCGGTCTACACCGTGACCAAGCCGGGCCTGACGGTCTCGCAGGCCCAGGACACCGCTGACGGGATCGTCTCCTCGCACCCGCTGGTGCAGTCGACGGACAAGGACAAGGTCCGGATCCAGGTCAGCACCGACGAGCCGAAGAGCTCGGACGAGATCCGTTCGCAGCTCTCGCAGAAGTTCGGCGTGCCGCTGGACACCGTCGAGGCCCAGGTGATCGGCCCCAGCTGGGGCAAGCAGATCTCCGACAAGGCGCTCACCGGCCTGATCGTCTTCATGGTGCTGGTGACGGTCTACCTGGCGATCGCCTTCGAGTGGCGGATGGCGGTGGCCGCCCTGGTCGCCCTGCTCCACGACCTCCTGATCACCATCGGCGTCTACGCCCTGGTGGGCTTCGAGGTCACCCCCGGTACGGTGATCGGCTTCCTGACCATCCTCGGGTACTCGCTCTACGACACGGTCGTCGTCTTCGACACCGTGAAGGAGAACACCAAGGGGCTCACCAAGCAGAACAAGCGCACCTACAGCGAGGCGGCCAACGCGGGCCTCAACCAGACCCTGGTGCGCTCGCTCAACACCACCGTGGTGGCGCTGCTGCCGGTCGCCGCACTGCTGTTCATCGGCGGCGGCATCCTGGGCGCCGGCACCCTGAACGACATCTCGCTCGCGCTGTTCATCGGCCTCGCGGCCGGTGCCTACTCCTCGATCTGCGTCGCCACCCCGCTGCTGGCGCAGCTCAAGGAGGAGCAGCCGGACATGAAGGCGCTGCGCAAGCGCGTCCTGCAGCACCGGGCCGCGGCCGCCAAGGCGGAGGCCTCGGACGCGGTGCCGACGGACGTGGACGCGGACGAGGAGCAGCCGGCGGGTATGGTCGGTCAGCGCGGCCGGTCGGCCGGCACCTCGCGTGCCAAGGGCCGTCCGTCCACCAAGCGCTGA
- a CDS encoding adenine phosphoribosyltransferase codes for MTTVDTALAELLNSRIRDVPDYPKPGVLFKDIAPLLADAEAFGALTRALADRAKELGATKVVGLEARGFVLAAPAAFAAGLGFVPIRKQGKLPGEVFRRSYELEYGSATLEVQCDAFAPGERVLVVDDVLATGGTIGASLDLVKEAGAELAGVVVLMELGFLDGRERLAGHLDGAPLETLVTV; via the coding sequence GTGACCACCGTCGACACCGCACTGGCCGAGCTGCTGAACAGCCGGATCCGGGACGTCCCGGACTACCCGAAGCCGGGTGTGCTGTTCAAGGACATCGCGCCGCTGCTCGCCGACGCCGAGGCCTTCGGCGCCCTCACCCGGGCGCTGGCGGACCGGGCGAAGGAGCTCGGGGCGACCAAGGTGGTGGGCCTGGAGGCGCGCGGCTTCGTGCTGGCGGCCCCGGCGGCCTTCGCGGCCGGGCTCGGCTTCGTGCCGATCCGCAAGCAGGGCAAGCTGCCCGGCGAGGTGTTCCGGCGTTCGTACGAGCTGGAGTACGGCTCGGCGACGCTGGAGGTGCAGTGCGACGCCTTCGCGCCCGGTGAGCGGGTGCTGGTGGTGGACGACGTGCTGGCCACCGGTGGCACCATCGGGGCCTCGCTGGACCTGGTGAAGGAGGCCGGCGCCGAGCTGGCGGGCGTCGTGGTGCTGATGGAGCTGGGCTTCCTGGACGGCCGCGAGCGGCTGGCCGGGCACCTGGACGGCGCCCCGCTGGAGACCCTGGTCACGGTCTGA